One Candidatus Poseidoniia archaeon genomic region harbors:
- a CDS encoding TatD family hydrolase — protein MEVTDDHFHLDPRGRRGDAVREFLRAGGSRLVLVHKPYGEWRELPQFEAQVATTLKLAGEARAAGARVAVVAAPHPVELVQMAEKLGGAAAEDLYLKAVDHCCALVSEGELAGLGELGRPHFPVIDEVWVQANRVLAEALARTRDVGGAAVLHTESGTPEVMAELGEIADRARFPKERLVKHYGGPGALEAPAGMVVSVIASRTNLRAAAASGVEFMLETDYLDDPARPGAVMGPKTVPRRTRAALEDGTLDEALAQRIHVELPDRVYGKFS, from the coding sequence ATGGAGGTCACCGATGACCATTTCCACCTGGACCCTCGCGGTCGCCGCGGCGATGCCGTGCGCGAGTTCCTGAGGGCGGGTGGCAGCCGGCTGGTACTGGTCCATAAGCCGTACGGGGAATGGCGGGAGCTGCCGCAGTTCGAGGCACAGGTCGCGACGACGCTGAAGCTCGCCGGCGAAGCGCGCGCCGCGGGCGCCCGTGTCGCGGTCGTGGCAGCACCGCACCCGGTCGAGCTGGTGCAGATGGCCGAAAAACTGGGCGGCGCGGCGGCCGAGGATTTATATTTAAAGGCAGTTGACCACTGCTGCGCCCTCGTCAGCGAGGGTGAACTGGCGGGGCTGGGCGAGCTGGGGCGCCCGCATTTCCCGGTCATCGACGAGGTGTGGGTGCAGGCTAATCGCGTGCTCGCAGAGGCGCTGGCGCGGACGCGTGACGTGGGCGGTGCGGCGGTGCTGCACACCGAGTCCGGGACGCCCGAGGTGATGGCCGAGCTGGGTGAGATTGCCGACCGCGCGCGCTTCCCCAAGGAGAGGCTGGTGAAGCACTATGGCGGTCCCGGCGCGCTCGAGGCGCCAGCGGGGATGGTAGTCTCCGTCATCGCGTCGCGCACCAATTTGCGGGCAGCCGCAGCCTCGGGGGTGGAGTTCATGCTCGAGACAGATTACCTCGACGACCCGGCGCGACCGGGCGCGGTGATGGGGCCGAAGACGGTCCCGCGCCGCACGCGTGCCGCGCTCGAGGACGGAACGCTCGATGAGGCGCTGGCGCAGCGCATCCACGTCGAACTCCCCGACCGGGTCTACGGCAAATTCAGCTGA